The sequence CATCTTTAGGAATTGCTGGATTTGGTGCCCTTAAAGCCTTATCAAGACGTAACGACGAACCTGAGCGAGCAAGCCGCCCTTGGGATCAGGAGCGAGATGGTTTTGTATTAGGTGATGGAGCCGGTATTTTGGTGCTGGAAGAGTATGAACATGCTAAAGCTCGAGGCGCTAAAATTTATGCTGAATTAGCTGGTTTTGGCATGAGTAGTGATGCCTATCATATGACGTCACCACCAGAGAATGGTGAAGGTGCAGCACTGGCTATGATAAATGCATTACACGATGCAGGTATAGAAGCCGAGAAAATAGGTTATATTAACGCTCATGGTACATCTACACCAGCAGGAGATATTGCTGAAGCGCGTGCAGTTGCGTCGATTTACACAGGCCAGAGTAAAATAATGGTTAGCTCGACTAAATCGATGACCGGTCATTTATTAGGAGCAGCAGGTGCAATTGAAGCTATTTTTACGATTTTGTCGTTAAGAGATCAACTTATTCCACCAACGATTAACCTTGAAAATCTCGATAGTAAATTAGATAAATTAGTGAAGACAGGCCCGCTAGATTTTGTACCTGAAATGGCACGTAGAGTTAAAGATATGCAGTATGCATTATGCAATTCTTTTGGTTTTGGTGGTACAAATGGCTCGATTATTTTCCGTAAAGTTAATTAATTGATATTTTCTTATAAATAGGCCTCAACTTGACTTAAGTTGAGGCTTTTTTATTGCTGTAAATAGGCAATTTCTCATAAACTGTAGCGATAAATAGTAGGTATTCAGTTTGAAAAATAAGTTAACAAAATGATATGTTGGATTAATGGTGAGCAGCGAAATAATATTTCTGTAGAGGATAGAGCTGTTCAATTTGGTGATGGCTGTTTTACAACAATCCGGGTGGTTGGGCATCAACCTGCCTTATTGTCGCATCATATTTATCGATTACAAAAAGGGGTTAAACAACTACTTTTACCTACACCGGATTGGCAAAAATTGGTTGCTGATATAAACAAGATAGCGCAATTGAATAAAAAGGATTTAGCAGTTATTAAAGTTATTGTTAGTCGTGGTGAAGGTGGGCGAGGGTATAGCTTAGCGGGCTTCAACAAAGCAACAGTCATTATTTCGTTAACTGATTATCCAGCTATTTATTTAAGTCAACAGCAAACAGGTATTGATTTAGCGTTGAGTTCAATAACTGTAAATAACAATCGTTATTTGGCTGGCATTAAACATCTAAATCGCTTAGAGCAAATATTAATAAAGCAACAAATTGAGTTATTGAATGTTGATGAAGCTATTGTGACGGACACGAATGGCATATTGATTGGATGTTGTGCAGCAAATATTTTTTTGCGTAAAGGTAAACAAATTTATACGCCAAATTTAGATCACGCTGGTGTTGAAGGTATAATGCGCAAACAGGTTATTGCCTGTTTATCTGATACTGATTATGAACTTTTCTATATCAGCGACTATCCTAATATATTGGCGTATAGCGATGAGGTAATAATTACCAATGCTTTAATGCCTATATTATCGGTTAACCGTATTTTAACTCAGACAAAGCAACCCGTATGGCACTATTCTTCTCGTGAGTTATTCAATTTTCTTTTGCCATATTGTTTGAGGTTGAATTAATTTTGCGATTAATATTAGATTAATTTTTGTAGTGTAATATTAGGAAACGAGTGTTAAATGAAGTATGCAAGACGTATATTGTGGTCGATTATTTTTTTATTAATATTGAGTGGCTGTATTCTTTATACATTTTATCGTCAGATACAAAATTACGCTGATACAGCGATTAATATTGATGAAACTACTATTTTTACTTTACCTGCAGGTACAGGGCGAGCAGGATTAGAATTATTGTTGACAGAACAGAAAATCATAAATCCGACGGATATTTTTCAATGGTTACTGAAACTGGAACCCCCATTAGCGCAATTTAAAGCGGGAACATATCGATTAAATCCTGGCATGTCTTTGCGGTCAATGTTAAAAATGTTTTCTGCTGGTA is a genomic window of Arsenophonus apicola containing:
- the pabC gene encoding aminodeoxychorismate lyase codes for the protein MICWINGEQRNNISVEDRAVQFGDGCFTTIRVVGHQPALLSHHIYRLQKGVKQLLLPTPDWQKLVADINKIAQLNKKDLAVIKVIVSRGEGGRGYSLAGFNKATVIISLTDYPAIYLSQQQTGIDLALSSITVNNNRYLAGIKHLNRLEQILIKQQIELLNVDEAIVTDTNGILIGCCAANIFLRKGKQIYTPNLDHAGVEGIMRKQVIACLSDTDYELFYISDYPNILAYSDEVIITNALMPILSVNRILTQTKQPVWHYSSRELFNFLLPYCLRLN
- the fabF gene encoding beta-ketoacyl-ACP synthase II — its product is MSKRRVVVTGLGMLSPVGNTVESSWNAVCAGQSGISLIEHFNTENYTTKFAGLVKDFKHEDYGISAKDARKMDLFIQYGLAAGKQAIKDAGIEITEKNAHRIGAAIGSGIGGLGLIQENCNDLLTNGPRKVSPFFVPSTIINMVAGHLSIIYGFKGPTISIATACTSGVHNIGHAARIIAYGDADIMLAGGAEKASTSLGIAGFGALKALSRRNDEPERASRPWDQERDGFVLGDGAGILVLEEYEHAKARGAKIYAELAGFGMSSDAYHMTSPPENGEGAALAMINALHDAGIEAEKIGYINAHGTSTPAGDIAEARAVASIYTGQSKIMVSSTKSMTGHLLGAAGAIEAIFTILSLRDQLIPPTINLENLDSKLDKLVKTGPLDFVPEMARRVKDMQYALCNSFGFGGTNGSIIFRKVN